The stretch of DNA GGTATCTATGTGCGCGGGGGCGGCCCCGATCAGAATCTCATTATTCTGGATGAGGCCACGGTCTATAACGCCAGTCACTTGTTTGGGTTTTTCTCGGTTTTCAACGGCGATGCCCTCAAAAGCGTTGAGCTTACCAAAGGCGGCTTTCCGGCACGATATGGCGGGCGGCTGTCGTCGGTAATTGAGCTGAATATGAAAGACGGCAACAAAGAGAAGCTGCACGGCGAGGGCGGTATCGGCCTGATTGCCAGTCGACTGACGCTCGAAGGCCCTTTTACCAAAAATAAAAAAGGAAGTTTTCTGCTATCGGGTCGCCGAACGTATCTCGACATTGTGGCGGCTCCGCTCATCCGGGCGCAAACCGATGGCGAGACTCAGGCCGGGTACTATTTCTACGATTTCAACGCCAAAGCCAATTATGATTTCGGACCAAAGAACAAACTTTACCTGAGCGGTTATTTTGGGCGCGACCGCTTCTACGCCCGCGACTCTGAAGAAGGCACTGACGTGGGCATTGGCTGGGGTAACGCCACCGGTACGCTCCGCTGGAATCACCTCTTTAACCAGAAACTATTTTCAAACCTGTCGCTCATTTACAGCGATTACGAGTTTAAGATTTCGTCGGATGAGACCAGCACTGGCAGCGGGGGTGATTTGAACACCTCGCTGCGCTATACGTCGGGCATTCGCGATTTGTCGGCCAAGCTCGATTTTGATTACTACCCGTCGCCTACACACTCGCTGCGGTTTGGCACTCAAACCACTTTTCACCGCTTCACACCGAGCGCAGTTGTGGTTCAGAATGCATTGATTGACGAATTTCGGCGCGATGTAGAAGCCATTAACGCCGTTGAATCGGGCATTTACGCTGAAGATACCTGGCGACCCAACGAGAAGTGGCGCGTGAACGGCGGGCTGCGGCTCAGTATGTTTCTGCAAGGTTCGGCCCGGTATCTGCGGCCCGAACCCCGGCTGTCGACTTCGTATCAGCTACGTCCGGGTCTGTCGGCCAAGGCATCCTACGCCACCATGAACCAATACATTCATTTGCTGAGCAACACCGGTATTGGCCTGCCCACCGACCTGTGGGTGCCTACCACCGACCGTATTGCTCCGCAGCAATCGCGGCAGGTAGCGGCTGGCATTGCCAAAGACTTTTCCGACAATTTCGTATTGGGGCCTGGCTTCGCTCTCACGGTAGAGGGGTACTACAAGACGATGCAGAACATTATCAACTACCGCGAAGGAGCCAGTTTCCTGCTCATCGACGATCCAACGTCTGCCGAGCGGGTGCGTTGGGAAGACAACGTAACGGCGGGCAAGGGCTGGAGCTACGGGGCCGAGGTGCTGCTTCAGCGCAAAACCGGGCGGCTCTCGGGCTGGCTCGGCTACACGCTTTCCTGGACGCAGTGGCAGTTTCCCGAACTCAACGGCGGCAAACCCTTCTTCCCCCGCTACGACCGCCGACACGACATTTCGGTGGTGGGCATTTACGAAATCAGCAAACGCGTTACGCTGTCGGGTACGTGGGTCTATGGTACGGGCAATGCGCTGACCGTGCCGATTGCCAATTACCGCGCGTATCGGCACGAACCGGGCGTAATCTCGTCGTTCCGGTCAAACGTACCTACGCTTATCGCTCCGCTCTTCGATTTTGGCGCAACGGTTAGCGATTACGGGCAACAGAAAAACAGTTTCCGGGCCGAAGCGTACCATCGTTTCGATCTGTCGCTACAGTTTCACAAGCAGAAACGGCGGCACGAGCGGACCTGGGAGTTCAGCGTGTATAACCTCTACAATCGCCGGAATCCGTTCTTCTACCAACTCGAAACAGTATCGCAGGGGCCAAATCAGCCCAGCCGAACGGGATTATTCCGTTTCTCGGTGTTTCCCATCGTTCCATCGTTCAGCTATAATTTCAAGTTTTAGACCATGCGTTTCAATCACCTGATTTATACAATAGTGGTGGGCCTACTACTTACCGGCTGCGATAGTTTACGGCAGGAGGTAGAGCCAAAGGGCCTGACGCAGGAACCGGAAAAATTGGTGGTAGCCTGTTTTATTTCGCCACAAGATACTGTGCTTGCCGTTCGCGTATCGCGGTCGTCGCCTGTGCTGGGAACGGTTAACTCCAGCCAGCCCGATATTCCCAATGCCACCGTAACGCTTTCAGACGGTGATCGGTCCGTAACCTTGCAACGGGCTTTTAACCAGCAGATTGGCTATCTCTATTACCGGGCTACCCCTACTCAGCTACCCATCGTGGTAGGCCGCACCTACACGCTTACAGTGCGTGTTCCCGACGGACGGCAGGTATCGGCTACCTGCACCGTGCCTGGGCCGGTGGCCTTACAAAGCATGACTTTAGATTCGGCAGTGGTGAATGAGTTTGGGCGTACCCGGAAAGAGTATTATGCTCGCCTGCGCTGGCGCGACCCGGCAGGACAAGTCAATTATTACCGGGTTGCGGGTAATAATGAATATGTATATACGAGTCGAACTGGCGGCTCGCCCAACAGGCCATCACGAGATACACTAATCCGGCAGACAGGCAACTGGTTCTTCGACAATGGTTCTACGACTACTGACGTGGGCCGCGACGGGCAGGAATTTGTTTCAGGGAGGGGTCGCCTGTCTGTAGCTTATATCTGGCAGAATGGTCAGCAGCAGGTTAGTCGGCCTACCGGAAGAGTGAACGGCTACCTGCTCAACGTCGATGAAAATTATTATCGCTACCACGACGCCGTGGAGCGGCAAAATCGCGTTGGTGAAAACCCGTTTGCTGAGCCGGTCCTGATTCCGAGCAACATCCAGAATGGTCTCGGCTGCTTCGGCGCATTCAATAAAAGCACGCTGTCGGTAGAGTTGAAGTAGGAGTTATAACACAGAGATGCACAGAGGTTAAAAGAGATTCGCCGAGTTCTCAGTGTATCTCCTTTATTCTCTGTGCATCTCTGTGTCAAAACTCTATAACTCCTTCTTAAGCCGTTTGATTATTCATCACTTCGGTTTGTTTCCGAATCGATTCCATGTGGATAATCTTATAGATTTCTTCCACTAATTCGGGGTACAGATTCAGCTTTTTACCGAGTTCGGTGCGTGTTTTCAGAATCTCCTTCCAACGGTCGGGCTGAAACAGCGTTACGTTGTTGTCGCGTTTGTATTCGGCCAGCCGTTCAACGAGGGCCATGCGGGCACCCAACATCTCAACAATCTGCCGGTCGACGTTATCGATATTTCGGCGCGACTGCTCCATAAAGCTCTGAAATTCAACGTTAGCCGAATCGACCTGGCGAATTTGCAGGTGGTCGAGCATGTCGCCAAAAGCCGTGGGCGTCAGTTGCTGGGCTGCGTCGCTCCAGGCATTGTCTGGGTCGATGTGCGACTCAACGATCAGACCGTCGTAGTTGAGGTCCATCGCCATCTGCGCCAGTTCGTTGAGGTAGGCACGCTTACCGGCCATGTGGCTCGGATCGCCAATCATGGGCAACTGCGGGAAGATCGACTTCAGTTCGATAGCCATCTGCCACATCGGCACGTTGCGGTATTTGGTAGCTTCGCCCGTGGCAAAGCCCCGGTGAATGGCACCCAACTTACTGATACCGGCTCCTGCGATGCGCTCGAACGCACCTACCCACAGGGCCAAATCGGGATTTACCGGGTTTTTTATCAGTACCGGCACGTCGACACCCCGCAGCGCGTCGGCAATTTCCTGCACATTGAACGGGTTTACGGTGGTTCGGGCACCAATCCACAAGATATCGATCCCATATTTGAGGGCCAGTTCAATATGTTCGGGCGTGGCAACTTCAACGGCAAATGGCAGGCCGGTTTCGGCTTTGGCACGCTGAATCCAGGGCAGGGCGGCCTCGCCCATGCCTTCAAAGCTACCGGGCCGGGTACGGGGTTTCCAGACTCCCGCCCGGATCACATGAACCGCATCGAGTGCCTTCAACTGGCGTGCGGTTCCAACAACTTGTTCTTCGGTCTCGGCACTGCACGGACCGGCGATAATGAGTGGTTTGCCGTTTGTCTCAATCCACGACTCAAGCGGCTCTACGGCTAAGTCAACTTTCATAAGTAACGCGTAAATAGTGAGTAGTCAGGCTACTCGGTAGGGAACTTTGAATCTGTTTTTATGGTATATTTGCAGGTAAAATCGGCTGTGTTTCAGACCCATTTTGCCATTTGTTTTGTTATCTTTTTAGTTTGTTGAACAAGCCGCGCTGAGGAGTTGAACCGATTCACCGAAATTTGTTTTACATTTCGGTCGTTTTAACCGACGCGCACCTAACGCTATGGAAGTAGCACCGCCCAAACGGAGCACTGATATGTCGAACCGAAGTAATCTAATGCCGGAAACTGTTCAGGGTCTTACCGGAGTAAAACCAAACGTGGCCGAGAGTAACTTCCGACCTGTTTCCTTTGAAGATACCTCAATTGCTTTTTCGGCTCAGTCGGATTTTAAACTCCGAAAAACCTACTGGCTGTTTGCGTTGATGAATCAGGGATGGCTGGTAAATGTAGGGACTTTTTTCATAAAGATTGCGCTACGCCTGCGTCTTCCCATCAAATTCCTCATCAAAAACACGATTTTTGAACAATTCTGTGGGGGAGAAAGCATTCGCGACGCGGAAAAAACAATTCAATATCTTCACAATGCCCATGTCGGCACCATCCTCGATTATTCGGTAGAAGGCGAAGACACTGAGCGAAGTTTTGATGAAACGACCCTCGAAATTCTGCGTACCATCGAGCGGGCCAGCGAGTCGGCAGATATACCCTTCTCTGTTTTTAAAGTGACGGGTATTGCCTCGACCGAACTGCTCGAAGCGGTTCAAATTGGCGATTCGCTCAATAAAGAGCAGAAAGCCGCTTTCGACCGGGTGCTGAAACGGGTTGATACGCTCTGCCGTCGTGCCAGTGAACGCAACGTCCGCATTTTCATCGACGCCGAAGAAAGCTGGATTCAGGACACCATCGATACGCTGGCCTATGAGATGATGGACCGGTATAACCACGAACGTCCCATTGTGTATAACACCTACCAGATGTATCGCTGGGAAAGCCTCGACCACCTCCGGCGCGATACCGAAGAGGCTCGTGCCAAGGGCTACTTCCTCGGTGCCAAGCTGGTGCGCGGTGCTTACTTAGAAAAAGAACGACTCCGGGCGCACGAGGGTGAGTATCAGGACCCTATTCAGCCCGATAAGGAAGCAACCGACCACGATTTCAACGCTGCCATCGATTTCTGCCTTGCCAACCGCGATACGGTATCGATCTGTCTCGGCACGCATAACGAGTACAGTTGTCAGTACTGTGTTCAGGAAATGAACCGGCTTGGCATTGCTCCCAACGACCCGCATATTTACTTTGCGCAACTGTTGGGCATGAGCGACAATATTTCGTACAATCTGGCGAATGCGGGCTATAACGTAGCAAAATACGTACCGTATGGGCCGGTTGAAGCCGTAATGCCGTACCTGTTCCGCCGGGCCGACGAAAATAAGTCGATTGCCGGACAGAGCAGCCGCGAATTTACGTTGATCAGTAATGAGTTGAAACGCCGAAAAGGCTGTAAAATTTAACCCAGTTCTCAGGCACAGCTTCGGTCGTAACCATCGTCGGGCTGTGCTTTTTTTTCACTTTAGAGTTGGCACAGCCGGGTTGCTGATAGTTTCGGGGCTGTGCCTGACTTTTTTTCATGATTCGTAAAAACCCGCTTAAATTTTTTATACTGACGCTCGTCTTAATCGCGCTCGATCAGGGAGTTAAACTGGCCGTTCATTATTATATGGCTCCCGGTTTTGCCGGGCAGATTAAACTAATTGGCGACTGGCTGAAACTTCATTACGTGCTTAATCCGGGCATGGCGTTTGGTATGCAGCTTGGCTACGAGTACGGTAAGTTGCTACTGAGCGTATTTCGCCTGTTCGCCATGTTTGGCATTGGCTATTATCTGGTGTATCTGGCCCATCGGGGTGCACCAAATGGCTTGCTATGGGCAATGGCAATGATTCTGGCGGGGGCTGTTGGTAACGTGATCGACAGCACATTTTACGGCGTCTTTCTGAACAATGCTCCCTACGGTTCTCCCACGCCCTGGTTTCATGGGCAGGTAATCGATATGATTTTTGTGGACGTTTGGGAAGGATTTATTCCCGAATGGGTGCCGGTTTGGGGCGGTCAATATTATTCAACGCCCATCTTCAATGTAGCCGACTCCTGTATTTTTATCGGTGTTTGCCTGATTTTATTCTTTCAGCGACAATTTTTTGGTGAACGTCCTGCCGACGATAGCGGGCTTCTGCCAACTTCCGGCCCCGATGCTACGAATGCCGCTGTGATGCCTATGGCTATGACAGACGACGAACCAACTGTTGCTCAAACACCGGACAACGTTTTGAACATTCCTAATGAACCCTACCCGGAACCCACGCCATCTTCGGCTCAATCCGACGAGCAGGATCAAGTAAAATAAAACTTTATCAATAAAAATAATAATATTTCATATGCAAAAAGTCCGCTTAATAGATAGTGGACTTTTTGCATTTTTTTTAGTTGACTTTTCATAGAACGCGCGTCTAAAAGTATGACTTCATGTTTCAGAAAACAGTCTACCTTCAGCGGTGACGTTGCGTCATGGTTATTTTTTACGTTCTCTACGGATTTTTATTATTCTTTTTGTTACTCAACGTACTGTATATCTGCGTCTTCGCGGTAGCAGGACGGATTGGTAATGCTGATGATTTAACTACAACAACCGTAGATACTCATAGAAAAATAGGCGTCCTGATTCCGGCCTACAAAGAAGACGCTGTTATTGTTGACTCGGTTTTAGCTAATTTGAGACAGGATTATCCAGCCAATCGATTCGACCTGATTGTAATTGCCGACTCGTTGCAGCCAGATACACTTGCCCAACTTGGTACGTTGCCGGTGCGTGTTTTCGAGGTTTCATTTCCAGTATCGACCGTTGGGAAAGCCATTCGTACAGCCTTAGACCAGATTCAGACAACCGATTATGACATTATTGCTGTAGCCGATGCCGATAACCTGCTGGCGGTCGATTTTCTGAGTCGGGTAAATGAAGCATTCGCGCAGGGCTGGCAGGCCATTCAGGGGCACCGTGTTGCCAAAAACACAAACACGAGCGTGGCAGTGCTCGATGCGATCAGCGAAGAGATCAACAACAGTATATTCCGAAAAGGAAGCCGCGCATTGGGGTTATCGTCGCCAGTAATCGGATCAGGCATGGCCTTCGATACGGCTCTTATGAAACAGGCAATGACAACGTCGGTCACGATGGGTGGGTATGATAAAGAGCTGGAGATGAACATTGTATTGAACGGACAGTCAATTGCTTACCTCGAAAAGGCGTATGTTTACGACGAGAAGGTTGCCCAGCGGGCGGTTTTTGAAAACCAGCGTACCCGCTGGATTGCAGCACAATTGCAGTTTCTTGTTCACAACTACAAAACTGGGTGTAACGAGTTGCTGAAAGGCCGCTTCGAGGTAGTGCTGGGACTCTTTCGGGCTGTGATTGTGCCGCGTGTGCTGTTATTGGGCGTACTCATCCTGCTGAGCGTTGCCGGGCTGTTTGCCGCCGACAACTGGCTCTGGATGTTACCGGCGGCTATGCTGCTTACACTTTGCGTAAGTCTACTGATCTCGATACCTGCTTATCTGCGTCAGAAGCTTACTGTTCGCGAGTTGTTGCTGCTGCCTAAACTAATGATCAGTTTTGGGCGGGCTATTCTTAATATGCAGAAAGCATTCAGGAGTTTCATGCACACGCCACATACGGCTACTGTCGGGCATCAGCCAGCGAGTGTACCGGTTTCGGCGCGTGACAAAACAAGTCTATGAAAGTCATAAGTTAAGATGTATTTTGTGGACGAATTATCTCTCTGCATACTATATTCCATTCGAGTTCCCTATTTCACCCATAAAAAGAGCCTTTTTGTAATCTGAATCTACTAAACGTAAACGTTAATCACTGTTACGAGTTGTGAGCCGAATTGTGAAATTTCATTGGTTGTTCGTTTTGCTGCTTTTCTTTGTGGGAGGTTCCATAAGCTACGGACAAAGCCGGGGAGCCAGAGGCATGGTCTCTTTCGGCAAATCGGCTGGGTTATCCAACGATACATTGTACCTGGATGTCAATCAGGACATTGCAGTGCAATTGCTGCCTTTTGACGACTTGATGAAACTGGCGATTGCGTATTCTCCTTTTATCAGATCGCAAAACGAAACAACCAGTTCTCTCGAAGCGGCCTATGCCATGACGAAAGCGCAACTTCTACAGAATGTATCGGGTTTTGCCAATTATTCAGGTGGAAATCAGTCGATTGTTGCCGTTGGCGATCCAAACACCAACCTGAATCAGAATCCATTAGGTCAGTTCTCCAATGGCTACCGGGCCGGGGTAAGTGCCAGTATTTCGCTATTTGATTTGTTTGGCCGTAAACACGTCGTTCGGCAGGCTTATCATAATCACCGGGCAGCCATAGCCCAGAAAGACCTGGCAGAGTTGATGCTACGTCGCGAATTAATTGTACTATACCAGGACATGATTACGTCGCAGCAAATTCTGAAAGTGCGGATTATGGAAGAGCAGGCGTCTCTGACGGCCCTGCGCCTGGCCGAAGCCGAAAATCAGAAAGGGCGCGGTACGCTCGAAACGCTCGCATCGGCCACCTCGCGTTATTACCAGAGCAAGGCGTCTTCAGAAGAAGGAAAAGGTACTTTTCTAAAAAATATTCACACGTTCGAAGCAATGCTGGGCGTCCCAATCCAGCGGCTAAAACGATATTAATCAGCATCGTATGAATATCTCGGCATTTCTTCGTCTGCTGAAGCAGCATTTAATCTGGTTTGTCGTGCTGCCCGCTATCACTGGGACAGTTGCCTGGTACACAACACGCAATGAAGCGAAAGTTTATAAATCGCAGGCAACCTTGTACACGGGTTTATCGTCGGGCTACTCGCTGATGACCGATAAGGGTGGCCTGATGAGCGATCAGTCGTCGAGCGCGTTCGACAATATGCTGACCACGTTGTATTCGAAAGAAACCATGACGAACGTCAGCGTGAGCCTGTTAACCGATCACCTGCGCCTGCAACAGCCAGATAGTTTAGTACTGGGAGGGCCGGGTTTTCTGATGCTCCAACAGGCCGTTCCAATGGATGTCAGGATGCAGTTACCCATTGAAGGCGACCGCGATACGCTCTGGATGGCAATCGACAATATGGCAAAATCGACGGGCGACAATGCCATTAAGAATTTATTGCTGAAATCAGATTCGTATTATTCGCTTGGTCAGTTGACTGAGAAGATAAAAGCCACCTCCCGCAAAGCCACCAACGACGTGCTGTTGATGGAATACGAAACCGACGATCCGGGCGTGGCGCAGAACACGGTTCGGTACGCCATCAAATTCCTGAACGACCGCTATTCGACGCTGAAAACCACCGAAACCAATTCGGTGGTTGGCTATTATGAGGGTAAGCTCCAGAAAGCAAAGGAAAAACTCGATCAGGCCGAAGCCGCGCTGAAAGCCTTCAATGTACAGCATGGCGTTCTGGACTTCGATGAAGAAGCCCGCAACGTAGCCAGCTCGCGCGAGTCGATGGTGAACGAATATAACCAGGAATTGATGCGCCGGAATGCGGCTCAGGCCGCGCTCGACGCCCTTGACAAACGCACTGGGCAGCAGAGCACCGTTAGAGCCGCCACAAACGATTTAACGAATAAGCAGAAAAAGCTGAGCGAAGCCGAGAATCAGTTAGCCAATGCCCGCGCCTACGGCCAGCCCAAAAGCGTTATCAACCGATTGCAGGCAACGGTGAATCAGGCGGCTGAAGAACTGAAAATCAGCGCACAGAAATATGACGCCGTAACCAGTACGAGCGATGCCGTTCCGCAGCAGACCATTGCCAACGACCGGCTGGCGAAAATGCTGGAGTATGAAGAATCATCGGCCCGGTTAGAAACGTATCGGGAACGAATGGGCGAGTATCAGGCAAAAACCGATAACTATACTCCCTTAGGATCACAGCTTCGACAGCTTCAACGGCAATTGAGCGTTTCCGAAAAAGAATACCTCGACCTGCTCCAAAACGTCGACATGTCGCAAACGCGCCGTCAGGACGTGAAAATTGGTGGTACGATGACCATTCTCGACGCGCCCGATTACCCCCTCCTGCCGCAGCCTACCAAACGCTGGCAATTGGTGGCTATTGGTATCGGAGTCGGCATTTTTCTGGCGATGTTGCTGATGGCACTGCGGTTCTGGCTCGACAAACGCATCAACTCGCCCGAACAGGCTGAATCGATGATTGGAATGCCCGTAACCGCCCTATTCCCAACGGTGAAAAAGCCAAACGTATTCTCGAACGCTACGCTAACTACGCGGAGTATGTTTGAGCAGTTGTTCAACGCCATAAACATTGAGATTGCGCAGGTCACGGCCAAACCGTATCCGCCGATTATAACGCTGTTCAGCATTCCGCCAAAACAGGGGAAAACATGGATAGCCGACGGGCTGAATACGCTCTACGCGGCTGCCGATCAGCAGGTTGCCTATTGCTACCCGCGTGTTACGGGCAAAGAGAAACGGGAATTTAAAAACGGCGTAACCTATTTCCCGTATACCATCCGGCCCGACTTCATGAACGTGACTAATCTCGACTATCTCATTGACCACGAAGCCGGTTTCGAGGCATCGCAGTACGACCGCATCGTATTTGAGTTACCCAATCTGCTTAACAAT from Spirosoma montaniterrae encodes:
- a CDS encoding TonB-dependent receptor; protein product: MRIQLYTLGIFFLLAYSVSAQSRSEKTVSTVSGYVREMGSQEALIGVNVYLPGTSTGTTTNTYGFYSLTLPTQDSVRLAFSFVGYTPIERTVSLRQNTTLSISLTPGRVLSEVEVKASRTEERISETPQMSRIDVPVSQIKKIPAFLGEKDVLRVLQLMPGVQKGSEGQTGIYVRGGGPDQNLIILDEATVYNASHLFGFFSVFNGDALKSVELTKGGFPARYGGRLSSVIELNMKDGNKEKLHGEGGIGLIASRLTLEGPFTKNKKGSFLLSGRRTYLDIVAAPLIRAQTDGETQAGYYFYDFNAKANYDFGPKNKLYLSGYFGRDRFYARDSEEGTDVGIGWGNATGTLRWNHLFNQKLFSNLSLIYSDYEFKISSDETSTGSGGDLNTSLRYTSGIRDLSAKLDFDYYPSPTHSLRFGTQTTFHRFTPSAVVVQNALIDEFRRDVEAINAVESGIYAEDTWRPNEKWRVNGGLRLSMFLQGSARYLRPEPRLSTSYQLRPGLSAKASYATMNQYIHLLSNTGIGLPTDLWVPTTDRIAPQQSRQVAAGIAKDFSDNFVLGPGFALTVEGYYKTMQNIINYREGASFLLIDDPTSAERVRWEDNVTAGKGWSYGAEVLLQRKTGRLSGWLGYTLSWTQWQFPELNGGKPFFPRYDRRHDISVVGIYEISKRVTLSGTWVYGTGNALTVPIANYRAYRHEPGVISSFRSNVPTLIAPLFDFGATVSDYGQQKNSFRAEAYHRFDLSLQFHKQKRRHERTWEFSVYNLYNRRNPFFYQLETVSQGPNQPSRTGLFRFSVFPIVPSFSYNFKF
- a CDS encoding DUF4249 domain-containing protein, which produces MRFNHLIYTIVVGLLLTGCDSLRQEVEPKGLTQEPEKLVVACFISPQDTVLAVRVSRSSPVLGTVNSSQPDIPNATVTLSDGDRSVTLQRAFNQQIGYLYYRATPTQLPIVVGRTYTLTVRVPDGRQVSATCTVPGPVALQSMTLDSAVVNEFGRTRKEYYARLRWRDPAGQVNYYRVAGNNEYVYTSRTGGSPNRPSRDTLIRQTGNWFFDNGSTTTDVGRDGQEFVSGRGRLSVAYIWQNGQQQVSRPTGRVNGYLLNVDENYYRYHDAVERQNRVGENPFAEPVLIPSNIQNGLGCFGAFNKSTLSVELK
- a CDS encoding chorismate mutase, which produces MKVDLAVEPLESWIETNGKPLIIAGPCSAETEEQVVGTARQLKALDAVHVIRAGVWKPRTRPGSFEGMGEAALPWIQRAKAETGLPFAVEVATPEHIELALKYGIDILWIGARTTVNPFNVQEIADALRGVDVPVLIKNPVNPDLALWVGAFERIAGAGISKLGAIHRGFATGEATKYRNVPMWQMAIELKSIFPQLPMIGDPSHMAGKRAYLNELAQMAMDLNYDGLIVESHIDPDNAWSDAAQQLTPTAFGDMLDHLQIRQVDSANVEFQSFMEQSRRNIDNVDRQIVEMLGARMALVERLAEYKRDNNVTLFQPDRWKEILKTRTELGKKLNLYPELVEEIYKIIHMESIRKQTEVMNNQTA
- a CDS encoding proline dehydrogenase family protein codes for the protein MPETVQGLTGVKPNVAESNFRPVSFEDTSIAFSAQSDFKLRKTYWLFALMNQGWLVNVGTFFIKIALRLRLPIKFLIKNTIFEQFCGGESIRDAEKTIQYLHNAHVGTILDYSVEGEDTERSFDETTLEILRTIERASESADIPFSVFKVTGIASTELLEAVQIGDSLNKEQKAAFDRVLKRVDTLCRRASERNVRIFIDAEESWIQDTIDTLAYEMMDRYNHERPIVYNTYQMYRWESLDHLRRDTEEARAKGYFLGAKLVRGAYLEKERLRAHEGEYQDPIQPDKEATDHDFNAAIDFCLANRDTVSICLGTHNEYSCQYCVQEMNRLGIAPNDPHIYFAQLLGMSDNISYNLANAGYNVAKYVPYGPVEAVMPYLFRRADENKSIAGQSSREFTLISNELKRRKGCKI
- a CDS encoding lipoprotein signal peptidase, with the protein product MIRKNPLKFFILTLVLIALDQGVKLAVHYYMAPGFAGQIKLIGDWLKLHYVLNPGMAFGMQLGYEYGKLLLSVFRLFAMFGIGYYLVYLAHRGAPNGLLWAMAMILAGAVGNVIDSTFYGVFLNNAPYGSPTPWFHGQVIDMIFVDVWEGFIPEWVPVWGGQYYSTPIFNVADSCIFIGVCLILFFQRQFFGERPADDSGLLPTSGPDATNAAVMPMAMTDDEPTVAQTPDNVLNIPNEPYPEPTPSSAQSDEQDQVK
- a CDS encoding glycosyltransferase family 2 protein — its product is MVIFYVLYGFLLFFLLLNVLYICVFAVAGRIGNADDLTTTTVDTHRKIGVLIPAYKEDAVIVDSVLANLRQDYPANRFDLIVIADSLQPDTLAQLGTLPVRVFEVSFPVSTVGKAIRTALDQIQTTDYDIIAVADADNLLAVDFLSRVNEAFAQGWQAIQGHRVAKNTNTSVAVLDAISEEINNSIFRKGSRALGLSSPVIGSGMAFDTALMKQAMTTSVTMGGYDKELEMNIVLNGQSIAYLEKAYVYDEKVAQRAVFENQRTRWIAAQLQFLVHNYKTGCNELLKGRFEVVLGLFRAVIVPRVLLLGVLILLSVAGLFAADNWLWMLPAAMLLTLCVSLLISIPAYLRQKLTVRELLLLPKLMISFGRAILNMQKAFRSFMHTPHTATVGHQPASVPVSARDKTSL
- a CDS encoding TolC family protein encodes the protein MVSFGKSAGLSNDTLYLDVNQDIAVQLLPFDDLMKLAIAYSPFIRSQNETTSSLEAAYAMTKAQLLQNVSGFANYSGGNQSIVAVGDPNTNLNQNPLGQFSNGYRAGVSASISLFDLFGRKHVVRQAYHNHRAAIAQKDLAELMLRRELIVLYQDMITSQQILKVRIMEEQASLTALRLAEAENQKGRGTLETLASATSRYYQSKASSEEGKGTFLKNIHTFEAMLGVPIQRLKRY
- a CDS encoding GumC family protein, which gives rise to MNISAFLRLLKQHLIWFVVLPAITGTVAWYTTRNEAKVYKSQATLYTGLSSGYSLMTDKGGLMSDQSSSAFDNMLTTLYSKETMTNVSVSLLTDHLRLQQPDSLVLGGPGFLMLQQAVPMDVRMQLPIEGDRDTLWMAIDNMAKSTGDNAIKNLLLKSDSYYSLGQLTEKIKATSRKATNDVLLMEYETDDPGVAQNTVRYAIKFLNDRYSTLKTTETNSVVGYYEGKLQKAKEKLDQAEAALKAFNVQHGVLDFDEEARNVASSRESMVNEYNQELMRRNAAQAALDALDKRTGQQSTVRAATNDLTNKQKKLSEAENQLANARAYGQPKSVINRLQATVNQAAEELKISAQKYDAVTSTSDAVPQQTIANDRLAKMLEYEESSARLETYRERMGEYQAKTDNYTPLGSQLRQLQRQLSVSEKEYLDLLQNVDMSQTRRQDVKIGGTMTILDAPDYPLLPQPTKRWQLVAIGIGVGIFLAMLLMALRFWLDKRINSPEQAESMIGMPVTALFPTVKKPNVFSNATLTTRSMFEQLFNAINIEIAQVTAKPYPPIITLFSIPPKQGKTWIADGLNTLYAAADQQVAYCYPRVTGKEKREFKNGVTYFPYTIRPDFMNVTNLDYLIDHEAGFEASQYDRIVFELPNLLNNQIPVYLLKNSALSLLIVDANTKWSRAEKQLLTLYERVTNQPILLILNNVVGNHIDVTVLSDEKRASSRSARSLQPHRNDL